In Bacteroidia bacterium, the following are encoded in one genomic region:
- a CDS encoding restriction endonuclease, with protein MGSLYFGDNLNILREYIKDESINLVYLDPPFNSKRDYNVYLKTPKGHESDAQITAFDDTWHWGEQAEREFSELLHQQNTDVAEMIRSLRRFLKESDLMAYLTMMANRLVELHRVLKLDGSLYLHCDPTASHYLKIVLDTVFGAENFKSEIIWKRSAAHGGAVSYNDIHDVILYYSKSEKPIWNSPRAPFDESYIESHYSNVDENGKRYQLVSAHGAGEGVPRKFGDKVIPPPAGRHWMSQEHIDKMMAEGKVVFTKSGMPRYKRFLDETDGVPLGTVWDDIFPINSQAAERLGYPTQKPLALLERILKASSNKGDVVLDPFCGCGTAVHSAQILERDWIGIDITHLAISLIEKRMKDAFPEIQFDVHGTPADFEGAKELAERDKYQFQWWACSLINAQPFQGKKKGSDGGIDGLIFFQDDNSGAKKIVVSVKGGNNVGVSMVKDLIATVENEKAEIGLFVTLAEPTKPMLVQAATAGFYQSPHMGEFPKIQILTIAELFSGKKPLYPDLSRGGLNFKKAKVEKRKTEQKKLL; from the coding sequence ATGGGAAGTTTATATTTTGGCGACAATCTCAACATTTTGCGCGAATACATAAAAGATGAAAGCATAAACTTGGTTTATCTCGACCCGCCGTTCAATAGCAAGCGAGATTACAACGTTTATCTAAAAACGCCAAAAGGACATGAGTCCGACGCTCAAATAACCGCCTTTGATGATACTTGGCATTGGGGCGAACAAGCCGAACGTGAGTTTTCAGAACTTTTACATCAGCAAAATACAGATGTCGCTGAAATGATTCGTTCCTTGCGCCGCTTTTTGAAAGAAAGCGATTTAATGGCGTATCTCACGATGATGGCTAATCGTTTAGTTGAACTTCACCGAGTTTTGAAATTAGACGGAAGTTTATATTTACATTGCGACCCGACAGCCAGCCATTATTTGAAAATCGTTTTAGATACCGTGTTCGGCGCAGAGAATTTCAAAAGTGAAATTATTTGGAAAAGGTCAGCCGCTCATGGCGGCGCAGTAAGTTATAACGATATTCACGATGTAATTTTGTATTATTCAAAGTCTGAAAAGCCTATTTGGAATTCTCCTCGTGCGCCGTTTGATGAAAGTTATATTGAAAGTCATTATTCAAACGTAGATGAAAACGGAAAACGCTATCAACTCGTTTCAGCACATGGCGCAGGCGAAGGCGTGCCAAGAAAATTTGGAGATAAAGTAATTCCACCGCCTGCTGGACGGCATTGGATGTCCCAAGAACATATAGATAAAATGATGGCAGAAGGCAAGGTAGTTTTCACAAAAAGCGGTATGCCACGATACAAAAGGTTTTTGGATGAAACAGATGGAGTTCCATTAGGCACAGTTTGGGATGATATTTTTCCAATAAATTCACAAGCCGCCGAAAGACTTGGTTATCCAACACAAAAACCGCTTGCGCTTTTGGAACGTATACTTAAAGCATCAAGTAATAAAGGCGATGTAGTTTTAGATCCGTTTTGCGGATGTGGTACGGCAGTTCATTCCGCACAAATTCTTGAACGTGATTGGATTGGAATTGATATAACTCATTTGGCAATCAGTTTAATTGAAAAGCGCATGAAAGACGCTTTTCCCGAAATTCAATTTGATGTTCACGGAACGCCAGCAGATTTTGAAGGAGCAAAAGAATTAGCCGAGCGAGATAAATACCAATTCCAGTGGTGGGCTTGTTCTTTAATCAACGCCCAGCCATTTCAAGGAAAGAAAAAAGGTTCGGACGGCGGCATTGATGGATTAATTTTCTTTCAAGATGATAATTCTGGCGCAAAGAAAATTGTCGTTTCTGTAAAAGGCGGTAACAATGTTGGCGTTTCGATGGTGAAAGATTTGATTGCCACCGTTGAAAATGAGAAGGCAGAAATTGGTTTATTTGTTACGCTCGCCGAGCCTACAAAGCCAATGCTTGTACAAGCCGCAACCGCTGGTTTTTATCAATCGCCGCACATGGGCGAGTTTCCAAAAATTCAGATTTTGACGATTGCCGAGTTATTCTCTGGCAAAAAGCCGCTATATCCTGATTTATCTCGTGGCGGTTTGAATTTCAAAAAGGCGAAAGTCGAAAAGAGAAAGACCGAGCAAAAGAAGTTGTTGTAA